The following coding sequences are from one Polyodon spathula isolate WHYD16114869_AA chromosome 7, ASM1765450v1, whole genome shotgun sequence window:
- the rtcb gene encoding RNA-splicing ligase RtcB homolog, with product MSRTYNDELQYLDKISKNCWRIKKGFVPNMQVEGVFYVNDPLEKLMFEELRNACRGGGFGGFLPAMKQIGNVAALPGIVHRSIGLPDVHSGYGFAIGNMAAFDMDNPDAVVSPGGVGFDINCGVRLLRTNLDEGDVQPVKEQLAQSMFDHIPVGVGSKGVIPMGVKDLEEALEMGVDWSLREGYAWAEDKEHCEEYGRMLQADPSKVSSKAKKRGLPQLGTLGAGNHYAEIQVVDEIYNDYAAKKMGIDHKGQVCVMIHSGSRGLGHQVATDALVAMEKAMKRDKIIVNDRQLACARITSQEGQDYLKGMAAAGNYAWVNRTSMTFLARQAFAKVFTTTPDDLDMHVIYDVSHNIAKVEEHVVDGKQRTLLIHRKGSTRAFPPHHPLIAVDYQLTGQPVLIGGTMGTCSYVLTGTEQGMTETFGTTCHGAGRAMSRSKSRRNLDFQDVLDSLADKGIAIRVASPKLVMEEAPESYKNVTDVVNTCHDAGISKKAIKLRPIAVIKG from the exons atgagcCGAACCTACAATGACGAGTTGCAATATCttgataaaatcagtaaaaactgctGGCGCATCAAAAAGGGGTTTGTCCCTAACATGCAG GTGGAAGGGGTTTTCTATGTGAACGACCCGCTGGAGAAGCTGATGTTTGAGGAGCTCAGGAATGCCTGTCGAGGGGGAG GTTTTGGTGGCTTTCTTCCTGCTATGAAACAGATTGGCAATGTGGCTGCATTACCTGGAATTGTTCAC AGGTCCATTGGTCTGCCGGATGTGCACTCTGGTTACGGGTTTGCCATTGGAAACATGGCGGCCTTTGACATGGACAACCCTGATGCTGTGGTCTCACCAG GTGGTGTGGGGTTCGATATTAACTGCGGAGTCCGACTGCTGCGCACAAACCTGGACGAAGGCGATGTCCAGCCGGTCAAGGAACAGCTCGCTCAGTCCATGTTCGACCACATTCCTGTGGGAGTGGGATCCAAGGGCGTCATCCCCATGGGCGtcaa agATCTGGAGGAAGCTCTGGAGATGGGGGTGGACTGGTCCCTGCGGGAAGGCTATGCCTGGGCGGAGGATAAGGAGCACTGCGAGGAGTATGGCAGGATGCTGCAGGCTGACCCCAGCAAGGTCTCCTCCAAAGCCAAGAAGAGGGGGCTCCCGCAG CTGGGAACCCTTGGCGCTGGGAATCACTACGCTGAGATCCAGGTGGTGGATGAGATTTACAACGACTATGCTGCCAAGAAGATGGGCATCGATCACAAGGGCCAGGTGTGCGTCATGATCCACAGCGGCAGCAGGGGGCTGGGGCACCAGGTGGCCACAG ACGCCCTGGTTGCGATGGAGAAGGCGATGAAGAGAGACAAGATCATAGTGAACGATCGACAACTGGCCTGTGCACGGATCACCTCCCAGGAGGGGCAGGACTACCTGAAGGGCATGGCTGCAGCCGGGAACTATGCCTGGGTCAACCGCACCTCCATGACCTTCCTAGCCAGACAG GCCTTTGCCAAAGTGTTTACCACGACCCCTGATGACCTGGACATGCACGTGATCTACGACGTGTCCCACAACATCGCCAAGGTGGAGGAGCACGTGGTCGACGGGAAGCAGCGGACTCTGCTGATCCACAGGAAGGGATCCACGAGGGCCTttcccccccaccaccccctcaTCGCCGTCGACTACCAG CTGACCGGGCAGCCTGTCCTGATTGGAGGCACCATGGGGACGTGCAGCTACGTTCTGACCGGTACTGAGCAGGGCATGACCGAGACCTTTGGAACCACCTGCCACGGAGCT gGTCGAGCAATGTCCCGTTCAAAATCGCGACGCAACCTGGATTTCCAGGATGTTTTGGACAGTCTTGCAGACAAGGGTATTGCGATCCGTGTCGCCTCCCCCAAACTGGTTATGGAAGAG GCTCCCGAATCCTACAAAAATGTAACAGATGTTGTGAACACTTGCCATGATGCAGGGATCAGCAAAAAAGCAATAAAACTGCGGCCTATTGCAGTCATCAAGGGTTAA